One Helianthus annuus cultivar XRQ/B chromosome 12, HanXRQr2.0-SUNRISE, whole genome shotgun sequence genomic region harbors:
- the LOC110893223 gene encoding uncharacterized protein LOC110893223, which yields MEGSNHGHKPLEESVTPGTEDKSPPVRGIGLRVTNIEGNNLFPRRGMYSTNNNSVIDGLFEISKPVEIKTGAACEGSFMAATKVSHANPSVMADKGLMSNANPSGTADKGSMDAGISTKPLSYAESVVAESLRKVNFRKLTTIDKHDGCDVLLPRDSIRVAKDKMANTLYGYFLGDIVAYPVVEYFVRNNWKRFGLQKSMMNANGFFFFKFGDQTGMMNALNEGPWIIRSQLLFLEVWSPSVKLEKKEVKKVQVWVKIHEVPIVAYTEDGLSLIALAIGEPKALDSFTTAMCVDMWGRSSYARALIEISADNDFKEELVIAVPCMDGDGFAKEKVYVEYEWIPHRCSRCCAFGHNDDACPRQVARLTTGGNKGSKQKEANQGLGPKKARFTDSDGFTDVDSRKVAKRTGFPVNKQKQKFEYRPVAPKPESTKTGGGVKIQPKSASNVALHNKFDALMNDEGESSKTRMEGDMGQEESDDEVVEVYNETNEFIRDVNLGTNLKKGASTPGSVVLNGTRIILGWDPAVVEVMVLFQATQVMHLQVVFKLDRRMIFCSVVYAANYYISRRELWNQLRMHKALVNNAPWVIMGDFNSALNLEDKSFGISNVSPGMRDFKECVEDIEMFDVKRVGMHFTWNQKPKNGVGLLKKIDRVLGNTPFVSAYPESVAVFQPYGVSDHSPCILKFPKVAKPKPRPFKFANFLVFKPNFLDIVKKEWETTVTGVYQFQVMKKLRLLKSPLRSLLFAQGNLHKKVVDLRGKLENVQKAIDQDPINEELTIEETRVLCDFQEACLDEERFLKQKSKVEWLRAGDSNSAYFHMSLKSKNHRSRIDVISDANGTTYEGAEVPDALVNHYANFLGCQGQTSLDPSPKLFTRKLDTVVANNMVRRVTIDEIKSAMYAIGNDKAQGPDGFTAAFFKHAWNIVGNDISNAVLDFFNTGKLLKQLNHTLLALIPKVTTPTRVTDYRPISCCNVLYKCISKVLVDRIKDALSGIVSINQSAFVPGRRISDNILLTQELMHNYHRHFGPPRCAFKVDIQKAYDTVDWGFLKQVLLGFGFHRVMVDWILVCVSTTSYSHMVRIDSSFRFHNKCEKQKIVNGEFSLLFRFCQLCMSTGLRSSVFILPARIIHDLEAKMRNFLWSQGSFQRGKAKVSWKSVCVPKNEGGLGIRRIGDVNKALMVSHVWSILTNRESLWVAWIHSYRLKGRNFWECKSVPNCCWSWRKLLQLRPLIRSFCWSKLGNGRDTSVWYDNWSGISPLSSFLSSRTITREGFSLQATVADLSSNGSWLWPAAWRDTYPVLIQLDQVQRDANNQDCLLWKDGDEVWEFIRAKAGMDNVEAKWSAITEWLRQRARSKSADNLVCRLLVAASAYVIWRERNTRFFKNHARPPENFCDSICDTVRYRLMGLKFKNTPKMRRLLQRWDTHGALAVDDGG from the exons ATGGAGGGTAGCAATCATGGGCATAAGCCGTTGGAGGAAAGTGTAACGCCGGGGACAGAAGATAAATCACCACCGGTACGTGGAATTGGCTTGCGGGTGACGAACATAGAGGGCAACAATCTGTTTCCTAGGCGGGGCATGTATTCAACTAACAATAACTCGGTTATTGATGGATTATTCGAAATATCTAAACCTGTGGAAATTAAGACTGGTGCGGCATGTGAAGGAAGCTTTATGGCGGCAACGAAGGTTTCCCATGCAAACCCTAGTGTGATGGCTGATAAGGGTTTGATGAGTAATGCAAACCCTAGTGGGACGGCTGATAAGGGCTCTATGGATGCTGGTATTTCAACAAAACCCTTATCATATGCGGAATCGGTCGTAGCTGAAAGCTTGAGAAAGGTAAATTTTCGGAAACTGACCACTATTGATAAGCACGATGGTTGTGATGTGTTGTTGCCTAGGGATTCAATAAGAGTAGCGAAAGACAAAATGGCAAACACGTTGTATGGCTATTTTTTGGGGGATATAGTAGCATACCCAGTTGTGGAATACTTTGTTCGGAACAATTGGAAAAGATTTGGGTTGCAAAAGTCAATGATGAACGCAAAcggttttttctttttcaagtttggtGATCAAACGGGTATGATGAATGCACTTAATGAGGGTCCATGGATTATTCGGTCACAACTGTTGTTCTTGGAAGTTTGGTCTCCTTCGGTTAAGCTTGAGAAGAAAGAAGTAAAAAAGGTTCAAGTTTGGGTCAAGATTCATGAAGTCCCTATTGTGGCTTACACGGAGGATGGTCTAAGCTTAATTGCATTAGCTATAGGGGAGCCGAAGGCGTTAGATTCTTTTACGACAGCTATGTGTGTTGATATGTGGGGACGTAGCAGCTACGCTCGTGCTCTAATTGAAATATCGGCTGATAATGATTTCAAGGAGGAGTTGGTCATTGCGGTTCCGTGTATGGATGGGGATGGTTTTGCTAAGGAGAAGGTTTATGTAGAATATGAATGGATCCCCCATAGGTGTAGTCGGTGTTGTGCTTTTGGTCATAATGATGATGCTTGTCCGAGGCAGGTGGCTCGTCTAACTACGGGTGGGAATAAGGGTTCTAAACAAAAGGAAGCTAATCAAGGTTTGGGTCCGAAAAAGGCAAGGTTTACTGATTCGGATGGTTTTACGGATGTGGATTCTAGAAAAGTGGCAAAACGGACCGGCTTTCCAGTgaataaacaaaaacaaaagttTGAGTATAGACCAGTGGCGCCTAAACCTGAGTCCACTAAAACGGGAGGTGGTGTGAAGATTCAACCGAAATCAGCGAGTAATGTTGCTTTGCATAACAAGTTTGATGCTCTTATGAATGATGAAGGGGAATCGAGTAAAACAAGGATGGAAGGTGATATGGGTCAAGAGGAGTCGGATGATGAGGTAGTGGAAGTGTACAACGAAACAAATGAATTTATTAGAGACGTTAATCTTGGTACCAATCTTaaaaaaggggcaagcactcctggTTCAGTGGTTTTAAATG GGACTCGCATAATCCTCGGATGGGATCCGGCTGTAGTGGAAGTTATGGTTCTCTTTCAAGCGACTCAAGTGATGCATCTTCAGGTTGTTTTTAAACTCGATAGGAGAATGATTTTTTGTTCGGTTGTATATGCAGCAAACTATTATATTTCACGTAGGGAGTTATGGAACCAACTCAGAATGCATAAAGCGCTGGTCAATAATGCCCCGTGGGTTATAATGGGAGACTTTAACTCGGCTCTTAATTTAGAAGACAAGTCTTTTGGCATTTCTAATGTTTCTCCAGGTATGCGTGATTTCAAGGAATGTGTGGAGGATATCGAAATGTTTGATGTTAAACGAGTGGGTATGCATTTCACGTGGAACCAAAAGCCGAAGAATGGTGTGGGTTTGTTAAAGAAAATTGATCGTGTCTTGGGTAATACTCCGTTTGTGTCTGCTTATCCGGAATCGGTTGCTGTCTTTCAACCCTATGGAGTCTCGGATCATAGTCCTTGCATTTTGAAATTTCCTAAAGTGGCCAAACCCAAGCCAAGACCATTTAAATTCGCTAATTTCTTAGTGTTCAAACCGAATTTTTTGGATATTGTCAAAAAGGAATGGGAAACGACAGTTACTGGTGTGTACCAGTTTCAGGTTATGAAAAAGCTTCGCTTGCTGAAATCTCCTCTTAGATCTCTTTTGTTTGCGCAAGGTAACTTGCATAAAAAAGTGGTGGACCTTCGTGGAAAGCTTGAAAATGTGCAAAAGGCGATTGATCAGGACCCGATTAATGAGGAGCTTACGATTGAAGAAACAAGAGTGTTGTGTGATTTCCAAGAAGCTTGTCTTGATGAAGAAAGATTTCTGAAGCAAAAGTCTAAAGTGGAATGGCTTCGAGCGGGTGATTCCAATTCAGCTTACTTCCACATGTCTCTTAAGAGCAAGAATCATCGAAGCCGCATAGATGTTATATCTGATGCAAATGGTACAACTTATGAGGGTGCTGAAGTTCCTGATGCTCTAGTAAATCATTATGCAAATTTTTTGGGTTGTCAAGGTCAGACCTCTCTTGATCCGTCTCCTAAATTGTTTACTAGGAAGCTAGATACGGTAGTAGCTAACAATATGGTTCGGCGTGTTACTATTGATGAAATAAAGTCGGCTATGTATGCTATTGGAAATGATAAAGCTCAAGGACCAGACGGGTTTACGGCTGCTTTCTTTAAGCATGCTTGGAACATAGTGGGTAATGATATTTCGAATGCGGTCCTAGATTTTTTCAATACGGGGAAGCTTTTAAAACAACTCAACCACACCCTCCTTGCACTGATCCCAAAGGTTACGACGCCTACGAGAGTGACTGACTATCGCCCGATCTCTTGTTGTAACGTCCTGTATAAATGCATTAGTAAGGTGTTGGTTGATCGTATAAAAGATGCTTTAAGTGGGATAGTTAGTATTAATCAGTCTGCGTTCGTCCCGGGGAGGCGAATATCGGATAACATTCTGCTAACTCAGGAATTGATGCATAACTACCATAGGCACTTTGGACCTCCCAGATGCGCTTTTAAAGTAGATATTCAGAAAGCGTATGATACGGTTGACTGGGGATTTCTTAAACAAGTTCTTTTGGGCTTTGGTTTCCATCGAGTTATGGTAGACTGGATTCTGGTTTGTGTGTCTACTACTTCATACTCG CACATGGTTAGGATTGATTCTTCATTTAGATTCCATAATAAGTGTGAGAAACAAAAGATTGTCAAT GGAGAGTTCAGCTTATTATTTCGGTTTTGTCAGCTATGCATGTCTACTGGTCTTCGGTCTTCGGTCTTCATCTTACCGGCTCGGATTATTCATGACTTAGAAGCAAAAATGCGGAATTTTCTTTGGTCTCAGGGCTCCTTTCAACGAGGAAAGGCTAAGGTTTCTTGGAAATCTGTTTGTGTTCCTAAAAACGAAGGTGGGCTGGGTATTAGAAGGATTGGTGACGTGAACAAGGCTTTGATGGTTTCTCATGTTTGGAGTATTCTTACGAATCGGGAGTCTCTGTGGGTCGCTTGGATTCACTCTTACAGGCTAAAGGGTAGAAATTTTTGGGAATGTAAGTCAGTTCCGAATTGCTGCTGGAGTTGGAGAAAATTATTACAGTTGCGGCCGTTAATTAGGAGTTTTTGTTGGTCCAAGCTAGGTAACGGAAGAGATACATCAGTTTGGTATGACAATTGGAGTGGTATTAGTCCGTTGAGTTCTTTTCTATCGTCCAGAACTATCACAAGGGAGGGATTCTCGTTACAAGCCACTGTTGCGGATTTGTCGTCTAATGGCTCTTGGTTATGGCCTGCTGCATGGAGAGACACCTACCCGGTTCTTATTCAGCTTGATCAGGTACAAAGAGATGCTAATAATCAAGATTGTTTGCTCTGGAAAGATGGGGATGAG GTTTGGGAGTTCATTCGTGCAAAAGCTGGTATGGATAATGTGGAAGCTAAATGGAGTGCTATTACAGAGTGGCTTCGTCAGCGTGCTAGGTCCAAGTCTGCTGACAACTTAGTATGTCGATTGCTTGTTGCTGCGTCGGCCTATGTTATTTGGCGAGAAAGAAACACTCGTTTTTTCAAAAACCATGCTAGGCCACCGGAAAATTTTTGTGACTCGATTTGTGATACCGTTCGATACAGATTGATGGGGTTAAAGTTCAAGAATACACCAAAAATGCGGAGACTACTGCAGCGGTGGGATACTCATGGTGCTTTGGCTGTTGACGATGGAGGTTGA
- the LOC110895495 gene encoding E3 ubiquitin-protein ligase RNF5, with the protein MSSNVNESMRFPESSSSRDNDVGDFECNICFELAEDPIVTLCGHLFCWPCLYKWLHIHSQSHECPVCKALIQEEKLIPLYGRGKTQQTDPRSKRIPGVDIPHRPAGQRPATAPPPDINNFSNSMFGGFAPMASARFGNFAFSTGIGGLFPSLAEMNVHGFQNPLQYGMRHVYGPRFPGGFHGGHHVHEYFHSRRGHQENNLLNTFLIMFGIFFVLVMIM; encoded by the coding sequence ATGTCGAGTAATGTTAACGAATCGATGAGGTTTCCAGAAAGTTCTTCATCAAGGGACAATGATGTTGGGGATTTTGAATGCAATATCTGCTTTGAATTAGCAGAAGATCCAATTGTGACACTCTGTGGTCATTTGTTTTGCTGGCCATGTCTTTACAAATGGCTCCATATACATTCGCAATCGCACGAATGTCCGGTTTGTAAAGCGCTAATACAAGAGGAGAAGCTGATTCCTCTGTATGGCAGAGGGAAGACACAACAAACTGACCCGAGATCCAAACGCATACCCGGCGTTGATATCCCGCACAGGCCAGCTGGACAGAGACCTGCGACCGCTCCTCCTCCGGATATTAACAACTTTTCGAATTCTATGTTTGGAGGGTTTGCGCCTATGGCGTCTGCTAGATTTGGGAATTTTGCGTTTTCTACTGGTATCGGTGGGTTGTTCCCGTCTTTAGCTGAAATGAATGTTCATGGGTTCCAAAACCCGTTGCAGTATGGCATGCGACATGTTTATGGGCCGAGGTTTCCGGGTGGGTTTCATGGGGGTCATCATGTTCATGAGTATTTCCATTCGAGGCGAGGCCATCAAGAGAATAACCTTCTGAACACGTTTCTTATAATGTTTGGGATCTTTTTCGTGCTTGTGATGATCATGTAA